The following are from one region of the Corylus avellana chromosome ca1, CavTom2PMs-1.0 genome:
- the LOC132169020 gene encoding protein SIEVE ELEMENT OCCLUSION B-like, translating to MEIPKHVPATLKHLDLQKDGKTIGVLNKIINDTLDVMESLIELNKRFINNDIKPTYFSSDMDDIREGVNQIIITLVACTTQICCLTSNEDKTPDLLPLAHTISVTLKAVKSRCQIETEEKKEETKLKKLLQKPDEIKELLKGLIFARDDVQPLIDGSTNEMVSIEVLKMKNVLLFISSLEISNDDISILMPIYDGIRKIGDQYKIVWIPIVEQWTDDLRKKFEILRSKMPWYIVQYFSPIVGIKFIKEEWHFEKNKSLVVVMNPQGDVKNKNALDIIRQHGMTFFPFNRHQVAKVRPAISSCGMCMRPPGPHAIEEFTFLYGGKDTRWIEQFSKKVNVVAEDPIIKEAYISIELACIGDGCKQKPFWKRFGTQEKTKFDLGNQEIQKLLLSFKSESRWAVLTKWSTKVVSDHGTTILKVVEMFGEWKEGSFWDSVLSDDIDCLYSDEDTTHGYGDIDEGVGNTKEDVEEVEVKGDVEDVAGNTGEGDADGNDGEHKGREEREGSLDMDDSDKLRSPHSCGDDSAVHSTRKDVTKRVQFDSTDINNPTLIKVNIFHNAVEYRKVMRQYNIMKGEDLKFKRNENIRIAIVCKDSRCKYRVYGR from the exons ATGGAGATCCCAAAACATGTGCCTGCCACCTTAAAGCACCTAGACCTCCAAAAAGATGGGAAAACGATTGGTGTacttaacaaaattatcaatgaCACCTTGGATGTCATGGAGTCCTTGATTGAGTTGAACAAGCGATTTATTAACAACGATATAAAACCAACATATTTTTCGTCTGACATGGACGATATCCGGGAGGGTGTCAATCAGATTATCATTACTCTTGTAGCTTGCACAACTCAGATTTGTTGTCTCACTAGCAATGA GGACAAGACACCAGATTTATTGCCCTTGGCCCATACAATCAGTGTCACCCTCAAGGCAGTAAAGAGCAGATGCCAAATTGAAACAG aggaaaagaaggaagaaacgAAACTGAAGAAACTTTTACAAAAACCTGACGAAATCAAGGAGCTTTTGAAGGGGCTGATTTTCGCCAGGGATGATGTGCAGCCTCTTATTGACGGTTCTACCAATGAAATG GTTAGCATAGAAGTGTTGAAAATGAAGAATGTTCTATTGTTCATTTCAAGCCTAGAAATCTCCAATGATGATATCTCGATTTTAATGCCAATTTATGATGGAATAAGAAAGATAGGGGACCAATATAAAATTGTATGGATTCCAATTGTTGAGCAGTGGACCGATGACCTACGAAAGAAGTTTGAGATATTGCGATCTAAGATGCCTTGGTACATAGTGCAATACTTTTCACCAATAGTCGGCATCAAGTTCATTAAAGAAGAGTGGCATTTTGAGA AGAATAAGTCTCTTGTTGTAGTGATGAACCCACAAGGggatgtgaaaaacaaaaatgcactAGACATAATTCGGCAACATGGAATGACGTTCTTCCCTTTCAATCGACATCAAGTGGCAAAAGTTAGACCAGCTATTAGCTCATGTGGGATGTGCATGAGACCACCTGGACCTCACGCG ATCGAAGAGTTCACTTTTCTTTATGGAGGCAAGGACACTAGATGGATTGAACAATTTTCAAAGAAAGTAAATGTTGTTGCCGAGGATCCAATCATAAAGGAAGCATACATTTCCATAGAATTGGCTTGCATTGGAGACGGCTGCAAACAAAAGCCTTTTTGGAAACGCTTTGGGACTCAGGAGAAGACTAAATTTGACCTTGGGAACCAGGAAATTCAAAAGTTATTGCTTTCCTTCAAGAGCGAGAGTAGATGGGCAGTGTTGACAAAATGGTCTACAAAGGTAGTTAGTGATCATGGGACGACAATTCTGAAGGTCGTGGAAATGTTTGGAGAGTGGAAG GAAGGATCCTTCTGGGATTCAGTTCTTAGTGATGATATAGATTGTCTTTATTCGGATGAGGATACTACTCATGGTTATGGGGACATTGATGAGGGGGTTGGAAATACTAAAGAGGATGTTGAAGAGGTAGAGGTAAAAGGGGATGTTGAGGATGTTGCTGGAAATACTGGGGAGGGTGATGCAGATGGAAATGATGGAGAACATAAAGGTAGGGAAGAAAGGGAAGGCAGTTTAGACATGGATGATAGTGATAAGCTAAGGTCACCACATTCTTGTGGCGATGATAGTGCAGTGCACTCAACCCGTAAGGATGTAACTAAAAGGGTGCAGTTTGATTCTACTGATATCAATAATCCAACATTGATTAAAGtgaatatatttcacaatgcaGTTGAATATAGAAAAGTCATGAGACAATACAATATTATGAAAGGGGAGGATTTGAAAttcaagagaaatgaaaatataagGATTGCAATTGTTTGCAAAGATTCAAGGTGCAAGTATAGGGTATATGGGAGGTAG